Within the Salvia hispanica cultivar TCC Black 2014 chromosome 4, UniMelb_Shisp_WGS_1.0, whole genome shotgun sequence genome, the region TTGCTATTTGGTTATTACATGATAAGTTAGGAATTTCTTATGATCGGTAGTATGTAGTTTCGTTCGGGCGTTGCCCGCTttcattaccaaaaaaaatacgggttttaaaatttacatataaatacaaaactattgatttgttgattttgcaacctatcaaaattttcactaTAATATGGCTTAATATAAAGcctaattaaacaaataaaattatttaatttagcaGAATCGATTTTGTTTCGCTGCCTTAAATATGACTGCGTTTTGTTTGATGTCCGATAATGCTACGTAAGTATCAAAGTATGTTAGCGTcaaaatcttgattaattGTAACATTAGAACAAATCAATACATTGGTTGCAAAATCATAACaatgaataatttgataaCTTATAAGTCGATTTTAAAGTTGATacacaaaaccaaaatttatgaaagtttAAGAATGTACTGACAAATAACCCTTAAATTTATAGGTATTCATTAGGCCTCAGGCACTCCTAAGTCGAGAGATTGAATCAACTTatctatatgaatatatatcatatggtcatattctaatgcttatagcaccctaatctaaaattaagaccaaatcttcatccttatattttaaaatgagtggatgagattaaatcttacgaatctcaataaatagtagacaaaatatcaataaaagggtaatattgtcattatgttatcatatgataatttgtgtgaatgtttttttatatcaacatagtgtattacaaatatcaacaatataacataagaatatcaacactaagtacaagaaaatatcaacacatatttattgagattttatggttttattgagattttttaatgtatttgttgataaaaatctggttatcaacatttacgaaaactaaaataaaaaataccaaatttcatcatccgaacgtcgtcggaacatatgcaattgaaatctcgttggaatccttataaaattatctttaatttgatatatttttttgcgaaaaaataatttaaatcgagagagttacgtaaatttaaagttttaagatgattttaatgagagggaattgacattaataccctttaattttatttattaattttcttaattaaaaatataatccatgtggtattattttaaccactggatcttctaatctaatggctaagatttagtcttagtgtaggattgctaattagttagtaattgatcactcccctatatatcAGGGTTATactaatatcaattaatttaattttaaaattttgttttctaaaaaaactgtttattttaaatttgtatgttCGTCATTTACATTGAATTTTATAGCGAAGTTCTATAATTAAAAAGGTGTGAAAactattgaaataatattacaataatattttaaataacatCTATTATATATTTCTCTATCATTACTCATCTCTCTAGTTGTTTCTATTGCCAATGTTGCGGCATAATGTTCGAAAAATATCTCTCAACTGATTCTTCTTGCAACGTAAAACACCGAAAAATACCCCACAACTATTAACCAGCCCATCGACACAATCTAAATTCCAGcaccataaaaaataaaggtgAAGGGACTCGAAGTAAGTAGAGCCAGAGGGAGGTGCCAAATATTAAGGAATGATTCCAggaaattcaagaaattgtgTAGAAGGTGCACCGGAGGACCACCCCACATCCGAAGACACGTTGGTTAGGGCCAAATAGTTCGACTTAAATTTTAGGACCACCCTTTTCCATTACTAcaagaaatggaaaatgagtatGTTGACAAGTGTGTAAAAATATGCTACATTTAGTAAATTGACTCCATGCTTATCCGAACAATTCTACGTtgaaatttttagtatttattgTGTTCAATGTTTTTAAGGGATTAATTGTTCAACTAAGACAAAAGAAGCAAAATGAATCGAAAAaagaacaattttttatttcttaatttatttgattcaaGCCTAGAAAAAGAATCGAATTCCCTTCGCTTCCATTTTCTCCCTCTTTTCATGCTAATAATAAACTGCTACTAATTATTATAGTGATATATAGAGGGAAAtctccaaaatgaaaataatgagaTAAATCCAAATCTTAAGTAATGGTAGGGAATTATCTTAGATCAAAGAATTCAAAACACTATATTACTTCCTTCGTTTTACTATTTGGATTACATTCTCTTTAGTCTTTTACTGCAGTTGAATCACACTTTTACTTGtgagaaaaatcaatttactACTAAATATACTATTCTATTTTACACTCCTTccacttatttaatttattttcttattttatctctATCTCAACTACACAATAGAGCGACGGAAGGAGAGTCTCAAGTCTGAACAACGAtttggtggaatggaatggaactGAATGAGCGTTATGTAGTACTGCTATGGAACGTAATGAGTGTTATGTAGTACTCCTAGCATAAATTAAGTTTGGTTAAATTCCCAATaacaatttgaaattgaatttcttATAATTGACATAGTACTATACTAAATTAGCACTGGTGTAACAGCTTTAGTAGTAAAATGGATTTACATAGATAGAAATCCAATTTCCTTTTGTAATTACACTTCCACTGGCAAATAAGAGCAAAATGCCCTCTATTAGTATACCATTTCACTAATGCTTTTTTCATTCTGTTATACCAACCCATATTACACTGTAATACAAACATAATTACCCACTAATCACCATCACATCACAACTTCATTACCCTGTCCCGCCCGCACGTGCACACTCATAGACCCAAGTCTCCTGTGCCACGTGCGACCTAGCCCCGAGTAAAAATTTAGTAGTCCGAACACATTGCCCGCACTTCAGAACGGCTTGCTCATGTATGGCGCGAACAAGTCGTGCACCGACTCCATCGGATAATTCCCGTGGAACTGCGACCCGATCAACGCGCTGTCCATGAACCCGAAGGGGAAATCCAGCGTCGTTCTCTCCCACTCCGATAGCTTAGGCGCGCTCTCCACCTCCGGAGACAGCACGTGCTCGGAGCAGCTCGAGTCCGTGTGCAGCCGCGGCATCGAATCCGAGGGGTCGAGGTACATGAAGTCGTCGTACACCACCGGCGAAGATTCCGGCACCGACTTCAGGATCCCCTGCTTAGTGTCCTCCTCCGAGGTCACCACGCTCGCCATTTCTCGGCTGCCGACGCTCGCCTGCTGCTGCCGACGCTCGATCGTGCCCTTTTTGTTGTATATGCGGCAAAGCACCCAATCATCCAGCTGTAAAGATCAATTCGCAACCGTCAGATTGACACGAACCACCaatcatttttgtttaaacGCGGATTTTTAAGAGATAAGAAGGAATAATCGgttgaataaattattcaatcaattaatcggttgattcaattattcaatcaATTGATCGGTTGATTCAATTCCGATTTCTTAATTCAATTggattaatttattgaaataatcaGGTCGGAGCTAGCTAGCTACCCACCCTAAGGCTATTGTTCTTCTTCCGAGCCGAGCGGTCGACGTCGGCGAGGCGATACTCGTGCATAATCCAGTTAGTTTTTTCTCCTCTCGGCGCCTTGCCGGAGTAGAACACCAGCGCCTTCTTAATTCCAACCGACTTCGGCTGACAGATCGGCTTATCCGCGCCGGTCGCCTTCCAGTAACCGCTGCCGGCGGCGCGGTTCGGCCTCGAGCCGTTAGGGTACTTCCGGTCCCTAGGAGAGAAGAAATACCACTCCTTCTCACCGTACAGAGCTAAACCtacaatcaatcaacaatGCAGCGGCGATTAACTAAACGAATCCAccacaaatcaacaaaatcgGAGAGATTTACATGAATCGCAGCTCAGTACCTGGTAATTCCCAGGGATCGTACTTGTAGAGGTCGATTTCGGCGATGATCGGAACGGAGATCGACTGAGAGGCACATTTCCGGCACAAGTAGTGCAGGACGAGCTCCTCGTCGGTCGGGTGGAACCGGAATCCCGGCGGCAATTGCAAATTAACCGCAGCCATTTCCTATGAAtaacttaaattatttaataaatatacgaattctctctctctcactctctctctctctctctcggtATCTGTGTGTGAAATTGATTTGGGGGAATTGTAGAGAGTGCAGGGGAAGGAAGAGAGGAGGGGTTTTGTGAAACTTAGATCGAAATGGAGGGAggggtatatataggggaTGGAGGGGGTACGTGGCGTGGTTTTCTAGAACACACGTGGTTGATAAGGTTGATTGGGGACACGTGTCGAGCGAGAAAGTGGTGGGTCTGAGCTATAGTGTGATTCTGTCATTGCTTACGTAATGGGTTTTGGACGGTTTTGGCTGTGAGAAACGGCGTTGCGGTGACACGTTGGAGGGTCATGCAAACGGTGGCGTTTGGACCCTTGTTTAACCCCTGCACTTTTTCCAAATGTGTTAGTTAAAAGtagatataatatattataaaaataataaataaggtTAAAGAgataatgcaataaaataaattaaaatgatcgattttgctaaaaaaatactacaaaacAACTCATTTAGTTAGAGacattccaataaaaataagactcaACTAATCTATTGGATAATGATAATGAGTATCTACTTTTTGTGTAGAGTCGTAGACTTGAAACTAGTTATTTTAGagagaaattataaattagctCTTTATATAAGGATATAAAATGTggttattgttttatttaatctgTTATAACATGACCAGAGATAGATTATATATAGTACTGGAATTTCCCTTTAACTCGATAATTAGTTATGATTAAAGCTGTTATTGATCGGGATGAATTGCTCAATTACGATAAATTTGCAACCAAACCTACATTTTTTATGTGAATTGTCCTAATTGAAATTAACTGTGACTCTGTGAGTAATCACACTCACACCCACCAACATCTATACTCGTGAATTTAGTCttaaaatttcttattaaggtaaaaataatttttttgtcaacGTTTTTAATCATTGTAGCcacgttttgtttttataattaatatgaatatgaacATGAACATGaacatcaacatcaacatTAACGTGTCTATAGCAATGTATTATTcgagataaaataaaaagcagCTATTGTAGTTTGCACAAAATGagatactagtagtatatacaGTATATGGTACTCCATTCTTAAGCCTTGAGATCAATTGATGAGATTGAATAATATATGCACGATCTAAAAATTGGATATCTGTATATTTCTTATCCCTGTACATATTACTTTTATGATGCaataataacattattataacataataattttgatatgtttaaTTAAGTCAAAACGGTTGTGGAGGATGGGCATAGTTATAACTTATAACTTATATATATCTGTGACACccaagtactactatatatattccaattaaattattcattttccaatttcataactattatttttcaaatgccTTTTCGTATTTCGGATTCTATCATATATATGCATTTCGATACATGCATCTATAATTTTGGTTAGTACTATTCTGTTGTATAGTAGATAACCAGTAATATATCACGCAATAAATCATTTAATGAAGATGTTGACTATGGAAATTTCAAGTAAACCATCAAACCAGATAATCACATGTACTATTTCCAGTCTAAAATTGTGTGAATAGTCTTTGATCCAATAGTAGTAAGTAGTAACACTTGTTCGGTCAAGGGAATAATTAATGTTGTTTTAGTTTTACATATTAGttaaaaattctttttaattatatgaaaagataataCGAGTCGAATCAACAAGATTCTTAAATCCAAAGCAcacattaatttgttaataataGCCAAAGAAAAGCTTCATGCCCTTTGGATGACCTACTAGTAAAATTATAGTCGTCAAACGTAACAcctaaataataaaagcatTTCGGTCGAACTTAATTTTGTACAGTAATTATTAGATTATCTATTATCTACTATCAAAACAGTGTATTTTGGTAGGTATAAAGttgcaattatttattttcgttTGTCCTTCTGCCCAAAACCGAATGTACATGTCATTCAAAAAGTAATGAAGCATCCcgtaaaagaaaagaaaaaagatgttTACTTATTCTTGtaaagaaaacaataattttcCGTATTAGTCCTCTAAAGGAAATGAAAAGATGTTTATTCTTgtaaacaaaacaataatttgCCCTTTTTAGCAGTTACACCTTTTTGAAGTTGTGACCTTCACCGCTTAAAACATGTGGACacgtaaattaaaaaattgaaagatatAGAGGAAAGTAGTTAAGACAAAGTTGCTGAAGTGGTGGAAGGAAGATTCACATGAAGCTTCATAATAATGATCCAAGTGAAGTGAACTGAATTGTGAAAAAGTGGCCCACTAATTTATAGTCGTCATCCACATATTGACAAACCATCACCAGAAACGCCCGCTTTGTGGGCGGCGCCGCTCCCACTTAAGCCTTCCCatatctatattaaattataaactagGAATCATTTTTAGTACTTGGATGAATTGACGGTTATTCTGAAttcgaaaacaaaaattgacaatattttgagaatgttattttgttataatactTTTTGAAAGATTATTGTGTGTGTCTAAAGtgatatactccatattgCACTAGTGAATattgtgaaaaaatgtgatatccactaattaatggagtactatttaaaaaaaaatatggttcGACATTTGAGCGGCAACAATAGCATCGTTTTGATTAACTAGATAGTTTTTCGTAGTTCTTTAATTTCTCCTCCTTAGTCCCTCAGCAATGGTcactcattttcattttaatttgtccctCAATAATTGctgcacttcatttttaccataaatggtaagtaggtctcacattccactaactcagcTTActgatcatattttattataaaattaatataaaagagTGGGTCTCAcgttccattaattttttcaaccaaccttttttttacatttcttaaaacccgtgtccagttaaagagtgacaattaattcgggatggagggagtattttttgtttcattagaTCGAGTTGTTAAAAATAGTCTGATATGAAAAAGAATATACTAATATCACTTAtgttatgtgtgtgtgacTGAAGCATGCCCCACccaat harbors:
- the LOC125223076 gene encoding NAC domain-containing protein 2-like gives rise to the protein MAAVNLQLPPGFRFHPTDEELVLHYLCRKCASQSISVPIIAEIDLYKYDPWELPGLALYGEKEWYFFSPRDRKYPNGSRPNRAAGSGYWKATGADKPICQPKSVGIKKALVFYSGKAPRGEKTNWIMHEYRLADVDRSARKKNNSLRLDDWVLCRIYNKKGTIERRQQQASVGSREMASVVTSEEDTKQGILKSVPESSPVVYDDFMYLDPSDSMPRLHTDSSCSEHVLSPEVESAPKLSEWERTTLDFPFGFMDSALIGSQFHGNYPMESVHDLFAPYMSKPF